The following coding sequences are from one Dysgonomonadaceae bacterium PH5-43 window:
- a CDS encoding biotin carboxyl carrier protein (product_source=COG0511; cath_funfam=2.40.50.100; cog=COG0511; ko=KO:K23351; pfam=PF00364; superfamily=51230), with amino-acid sequence MKSFKYTINGNVYKVVINSIEDTIAKVEVNGTPYNVEMNKPTKKQVVTIKRPAQTTVAPVARPQQSGGVAGALRSPLPGVILDINCKVGDSVKKGQKVLVLEAMKMENAINADKDGVIKEIKVNKGDSVLEGADLIIIE; translated from the coding sequence ATGAAAAGTTTTAAATATACAATTAATGGAAATGTTTATAAGGTAGTTATAAACAGTATTGAGGATACCATCGCAAAAGTAGAAGTAAATGGTACACCTTATAATGTAGAGATGAACAAGCCTACTAAAAAACAAGTTGTAACTATTAAACGCCCTGCACAAACAACTGTTGCTCCCGTTGCTCGTCCGCAACAATCAGGGGGTGTAGCCGGAGCTTTACGCTCTCCACTACCAGGCGTTATCTTAGACATCAACTGCAAAGTTGGCGACTCAGTAAAGAAAGGGCAAAAAGTACTTGTTCTTGAAGCAATGAAAATGGAAAATGCCATCAATGCCGACAAAGATGGTGTTATCAAGGAAATAAAAGTTAACAAAGGAGATTCTGTGCTTGAAGGAGCAGATCTTATTATAATAGAATAA